The genome window TCAAGGGACTTTGAAAGCTTAGGATATCTTGTGCGTACTCCTTCAACTGCTGTGGAGGACGAAACAGACAAATTGACTAACGCCTCGCGGAGGTCGGGGTTTCTTAAGTAAGGATTGGTCTCTTTTAACGGCTTCTTTTTCATGCTTTATTATACAATATTGAGCAATGGACAATAAACCCGAAAAACCAAACCCGCCACTCATCCCCCCTCATGGCGGATACCGCAATCTGAAATCTTACCAGACTGCTGAGATTGTCTATGACGCCACAGTGGTGTTCTGTGACCGCTTTATTGACAAGCGGTCGCGGACACATGACCAGATGGTGCAGGCGGCGCGGAGCGGAAAGCAGAATATTGCCGAGGGAAGCATGGCGTCAGGGACTTCAAAAAAGACAGAACTGAAACTTATCGGTGTGGCACGGGCAAGCCTTGAAGAATTGCTTCTGGATTATCAGGATTTTTTGCGGCAGAAAGGTCTGCTGCTTTGGGGAAAAGACCATGAACAAGCGCAAGCCATCCGAAAGATGGCTTGGAAAGAAGATAGGTCTTATATGACCTATAGGACTTATGTGGAGGCTTCGCCTCCTGAGACTGCCGCTAATACCCTCATCTGCCTGATTCATCAGGTGAACTATTTGCTGGATCAGCAGTTGCGGCAGCTTGAAAAGCAGTTTCTTGAAGAGGGCGGCTTTACTGAAAGGCTCTATCAGGCGCGAAGCCAGGCCAGAAAAACGAAATGAGCAAGATCACCGAAAGCGACATAGAGCTTTTCACCATTGAAGAACTGGAAAAACTTGGCTATCACTACCTTCACGGCCTCGCTATTGCCCCAGGCGCTGAATCAGCAGAGCGGGAAAGTTTTGAGCAAATCATTTTAACACAGCGCTTACGCAAGGCTGTTGCACGGTTAAACCCTCATATTCCTGTGGATGCGCAGGAACAGGCTGTGCAAAAAGTTCTGCGTATTTATTCGCCTGATGTGCTGCACAACAATGAAACCTTTCACCGGTTTCTTATAGAAAAAATAAAAATACCGTATCAGCAGGACGGCTATGAAAGAAGTTATGAAGTAAGCCTGATTGATTTTGATAATCCGCTCAATAATGAGTTTTTAGCTGTAAATCAATTCACAATTATTGAGAACAATCAAAACAAGCGGCCTGATATTTTACTCTTTATCAACGGCATCCCCCTCGTTATGATTGAATTGAAGAATGCGGCGGATGAAAACGCAACCATCAGAAAGGCATTTGAACAAATACAGACTTACAAAGCTACTATTCTGAGCCTGTTTACCTATAACGGAATCTGCGTAATATCCGATGGGATGGAATGCAGGGCAGGGAGTCTTTCTGCAGGATTCAGCCGCTTTATGACATGGCCTGTCTGCGTGCGGACACGCACAGGCAGAAAAAGGGCAGGCAGTTATTATGTGTATGTAATAGAATGTGATAATAGCAGTTACTACATAGGTCAAACATTGGATATCGAAAAAAGATGGGAAGAACATATAACTGGGAACGCTGCGAAATGGACAAAATTATATAAGCCGGTAAAAATCATTCATTATGAAGAATTAAATTCAAGAGAAAAAGCTGTTAAAAGAGAAAGTGATTTAAAAACAGGTTTTGGGAGAAAATGGATTAAGCGAGAAATAGCTGCCGGTAGAAACAACGAATATTTTTTAGGCCAAGATGAACCACAAATAGCCTCACGGTTTGCCCCTCAATTGGAAACCCTTGTAAAAGGAATGTTTAACCCGGCAACTCTGTTAGACCTTGTCCGCAATTTCATCGTATTTGAAAAATCAAAGAAGGAAGATACCAAAACAGGCATCATACATGTTGAGACTGAAAAGAAGCTGGCGGCATATCATCAATATTATGCGGTCAATAAAGCAGTAGAAAACACACTCAAAGCTGCGTCCTCAGGCGGAAACCGTAAGGGCGGCGTTGTGTGGCACACACAGGGAAGCGGCAAATCCATTTCTATGGTTTTCTACACAGGCAAGCTGGTATTAAGCCTGAACAATCCGACTGTAGTGGTTATCACGGACCGCAACGACTTAGACGACCAGTTGTTTGACACCTTTGCATCTTCAAAACAGTTGCTCAGGCAAGAACCAATACAGGCAAGAGACCGGGAACATTTAAAAGAACTTCTGAAAGTTGCATCCGGCGGTATTGTGTTTACTACCATTCAAAAATTTCTGCCAGACGCAGGCAAGGCTGAATATGACCAGCTTTCTGATAGAACCAATATAGTTGTCATTGCAGATGAAGCGCACCGAACACAATACGGCTTTGAAGCAAAGATGCTTGATGAAAAAGATAAGGTCACGAAAGAGGTAATCGGCAAGCGCATAGCATACGGCTTTGCCAAGTATATGAGAGACGCATTGCCCAATGCTACTTATATTGGTTTTACCGGCACTCCGATTGAAAACACGGACGTAAATACCCCGGCAGTATTCGGGCAGTATGTTGACATATACGACATTGCACAATCAGTTGCCGATGGCGCGAC of Nitrospirota bacterium contains these proteins:
- a CDS encoding four helix bundle protein, with the protein product MDNKPEKPNPPLIPPHGGYRNLKSYQTAEIVYDATVVFCDRFIDKRSRTHDQMVQAARSGKQNIAEGSMASGTSKKTELKLIGVARASLEELLLDYQDFLRQKGLLLWGKDHEQAQAIRKMAWKEDRSYMTYRTYVEASPPETAANTLICLIHQVNYLLDQQLRQLEKQFLEEGGFTERLYQARSQARKTK